The proteins below come from a single Mycobacterium parmense genomic window:
- a CDS encoding MMPL family transporter encodes MFSAITRFAIAGPRRVIAAAVLITIGAAIFGLPVVKELPAGGFRDPTSESWRASRLLSDKFGHGDMQLVISVKSDAGEQSAAARAAGTGLVAWLRTFPFVADVESAWTAPPQVATALVNERGDTGLVIAGITGGEAGAQKHAEALAEAAPHFDGVSVTFGGEVMGYVQVTDQTENDLLLMEVIAFPLMFVALVWVFGGALAAALPLAVGGTAVVGSMAVLRLISYITDVSVFALNVTLAMGLALSVDYTLLIISRFRDERALGASLDKALLRTMATAGRTVLFSATTVALSMVSLALFPMYFLKSFAYAGVAVVAFAAFAAIVLTPAAIVLLGQRLDAFDLRRALRHLLRRPEPAPRPIQETRWYRWTKFVMRHAVPAGLSVVALLLVLGAPLLGIRWGFPDDRVLPSRFSARQLGDELRSDFAVNSQTDVFLVIPDSVGISGAELNDYGAALSRVPGVLSVSTPVGAFVHGRIAGPPVAASGLKDGSAFFTISTNVPLFSPASEAQLERLHEVTPPGGRTVELTGRAQINHDSSHAVTSRVPLVLCIIATITFVLLYLLTGSFVLPAKALILNVLSLSAAFGALVWIFQDGHLGAFGTTATGTLVANIPVLLFCMAFGLSMDYEVFLIARIREHWLKSAQTRADNDESVALGLARTGRVVTAAAILMAITFTALTSAQVSFMRMFGLGVSLAVVVDATLVRMVLLPAFMRVLGRLNWWAPPAVARLHGRIGLSESAGMSALPAPEPAASSAVA; translated from the coding sequence GTGTTCTCGGCAATCACCAGATTCGCCATCGCCGGTCCGCGGCGCGTCATCGCGGCGGCGGTGCTGATCACCATCGGTGCGGCAATCTTCGGTCTGCCGGTGGTAAAGGAACTGCCCGCCGGGGGTTTTCGAGACCCGACCTCGGAATCCTGGCGGGCGTCACGATTGCTCTCCGACAAGTTCGGTCACGGCGATATGCAGCTGGTCATCTCCGTCAAATCAGATGCCGGCGAACAAAGCGCTGCGGCGCGCGCCGCAGGTACCGGGCTCGTCGCGTGGCTGCGCACCTTCCCCTTCGTCGCCGACGTGGAGTCGGCCTGGACGGCGCCACCGCAGGTGGCAACGGCCCTGGTGAACGAGCGAGGCGACACCGGCCTGGTGATCGCCGGGATCACCGGGGGTGAGGCGGGGGCGCAAAAACACGCCGAGGCTTTGGCCGAAGCCGCGCCGCATTTCGACGGTGTAAGTGTCACTTTCGGTGGGGAGGTCATGGGCTACGTCCAGGTCACCGACCAAACCGAGAACGACTTGCTGCTCATGGAGGTCATCGCGTTCCCGCTGATGTTCGTGGCCTTGGTCTGGGTGTTCGGCGGAGCCCTCGCGGCTGCGCTGCCACTGGCGGTCGGAGGGACCGCCGTCGTCGGGTCCATGGCGGTTCTGCGCCTGATCTCCTACATCACCGACGTGTCCGTGTTCGCCTTGAACGTCACGCTCGCAATGGGACTCGCCCTGTCGGTGGACTACACGTTGCTCATCATCAGCCGGTTCCGAGACGAACGGGCCCTCGGCGCAAGCCTCGACAAAGCCCTGCTGCGCACCATGGCCACGGCCGGGCGAACGGTGCTGTTCTCGGCGACCACAGTGGCCCTGTCGATGGTCTCGCTGGCGCTGTTCCCGATGTACTTCCTGAAGTCCTTCGCTTACGCGGGCGTCGCGGTGGTCGCGTTCGCCGCCTTCGCCGCCATAGTGCTGACACCTGCCGCCATCGTGCTGCTCGGCCAGAGACTCGACGCTTTCGACCTGCGCCGCGCGCTCAGGCATCTGCTCCGGCGGCCGGAACCAGCGCCGCGCCCGATACAGGAAACGCGTTGGTATCGCTGGACGAAATTCGTCATGCGGCACGCGGTTCCGGCCGGGTTGTCGGTGGTGGCCCTCCTCCTGGTGTTGGGCGCGCCGCTGCTGGGAATCAGGTGGGGCTTTCCCGACGACCGAGTTCTTCCGAGCAGGTTTTCGGCACGTCAACTTGGAGACGAGTTGCGTAGCGACTTCGCGGTCAACTCCCAGACCGATGTCTTTCTGGTGATTCCCGATTCGGTCGGAATATCCGGCGCAGAGCTGAACGACTATGGCGCCGCGCTGTCCCGGGTGCCCGGTGTGCTGTCTGTGTCGACGCCGGTCGGCGCATTCGTACACGGACGCATCGCCGGGCCTCCCGTAGCCGCATCCGGGCTGAAGGACGGCAGCGCGTTCTTCACCATCAGCACCAACGTGCCGCTGTTCTCCCCGGCGTCGGAGGCGCAACTCGAGCGGCTGCACGAAGTCACGCCGCCGGGCGGCCGGACCGTCGAGCTGACCGGCAGGGCCCAGATCAACCATGACAGTTCCCATGCCGTCACCTCGAGGGTGCCGCTGGTGCTGTGCATCATCGCAACGATCACGTTCGTGCTGCTGTACCTGCTGACCGGCAGCTTCGTCCTCCCGGCAAAGGCGCTGATCCTCAACGTCTTGTCGCTGAGCGCCGCGTTCGGGGCGCTGGTCTGGATCTTCCAGGACGGTCACCTCGGTGCGTTCGGCACCACCGCCACCGGCACCCTCGTGGCCAACATCCCGGTGCTGTTGTTCTGCATGGCCTTCGGGCTCTCGATGGACTACGAAGTATTCCTGATCGCCCGTATCCGTGAGCACTGGTTGAAATCCGCTCAGACGCGGGCCGACAACGACGAGAGCGTTGCACTGGGCCTGGCCCGCACAGGCCGGGTGGTGACGGCCGCGGCGATATTGATGGCGATCACGTTCACCGCGTTGACGTCCGCGCAAGTCTCGTTCATGCGAATGTTCGGCCTCGGAGTCTCACTGGCGGTGGTCGTCGACGCGACCCTGGTCCGGATGGTATTGCTCCCGGCGTTCATGCGCGTCCTCGGACGCCTCAATTGGTGGGCGCCGCCGGCAGTGGCGCGGCTCCACGGGCGAATCGGCCTCAGCGAATCCGCAGGCATGTCTGCCCTTCCAGCACCGGAGCCCGCGGCCAGCAGCGCGGTCGCATAG
- a CDS encoding LLM class F420-dependent oxidoreductase, translating to MRIGVVFPQTELGGDPAVVKAYGQGVEELGFTHILAYDHVVGADPEVHHGWAGPYDIDSTFHEPFVMFGYLAAVTSLELVTGIIILPQRQSVLVAKQAAEVDLLTGGRFRLGIGLGWNAVEYEALGEDFRNRGKRSEEQVEVLRRLWTERSVTFDGKYHTVTAAGLAPLPVQRPIPVWFGAASDRAYERAGRLGDGWFPMMDPGPKLDYALERVRSAATAAGRDADALGMEGRVNWGDDRDRVAAQIADWRAAGATHLSVNTMNAGLTGVDRHLAALERVAADLG from the coding sequence ATGCGCATCGGAGTCGTGTTCCCCCAGACCGAGCTCGGCGGAGATCCCGCGGTCGTGAAGGCCTACGGCCAGGGCGTCGAGGAACTCGGATTCACCCACATCCTCGCCTACGACCACGTCGTGGGCGCCGACCCGGAAGTTCACCACGGCTGGGCCGGCCCGTACGACATCGACTCGACTTTTCACGAGCCGTTCGTCATGTTCGGCTACCTCGCGGCCGTCACCTCGCTGGAGTTGGTCACCGGCATCATCATCCTGCCGCAACGCCAGTCGGTGCTGGTGGCCAAGCAGGCCGCGGAGGTGGACCTGCTCACCGGTGGCCGGTTCCGGCTCGGTATCGGGTTGGGTTGGAACGCAGTCGAGTACGAGGCGCTCGGCGAGGATTTCCGCAACCGCGGCAAGCGCTCAGAGGAACAGGTCGAAGTGCTGCGCAGACTGTGGACCGAGCGGTCGGTCACCTTCGACGGGAAGTATCACACCGTGACCGCGGCGGGCCTGGCGCCGCTGCCCGTGCAGCGGCCCATCCCGGTGTGGTTCGGCGCGGCCTCGGATCGTGCCTACGAACGGGCCGGCCGGCTGGGCGACGGCTGGTTCCCGATGATGGACCCCGGACCCAAGCTGGACTACGCGCTCGAGCGGGTGCGCAGTGCGGCGACGGCCGCCGGTCGCGACGCCGATGCCCTCGGCATGGAGGGCCGGGTGAACTGGGGCGACGACCGCGACAGGGTCGCCGCCCAGATCGCCGACTGGAGGGCCGCCGGAGCCACTCACCTGTCGGTCAACACCATGAATGCCGGCTTGACGGGCGTCGACCGGCACCTGGCCGCGCTCGAGCGGGTCGCCGCCGACCTCGGGTAA
- a CDS encoding LLM class flavin-dependent oxidoreductase, whose amino-acid sequence MKIGIGLPNHVAGVPGPLITHWARRAERRGFDSVTTIDRLVYPSLDSVVALALAAGVTSDLALVTNVLLTPLYTPAVLAKQLASLADAAGDRLVVGIGVGSRADDYSAVGVEYADRGRVLDEQVPIMRRAWTAKGIAGDTALCPRPVHIPLLFGGRSQATLRRATTLGDGWVAGALRDYPWQEKFAGRVRDGWRKAGRSGDPQIHASVNFALGPAATVQSGRDHLARYYGFKPDYAQLNVADMLTCAADARDTVRAYRDLGFDRLLFHPTVSSLDQVDRLADAVL is encoded by the coding sequence ATGAAGATAGGAATCGGTCTGCCGAACCACGTCGCCGGCGTCCCGGGGCCGCTCATCACACACTGGGCGCGTCGCGCCGAGCGACGCGGGTTCGACTCCGTGACCACCATCGACCGCCTCGTCTATCCGAGCCTGGATTCCGTCGTCGCGCTGGCACTGGCTGCCGGAGTCACCTCGGACCTCGCGCTGGTGACCAACGTCCTGCTGACGCCGCTCTATACGCCGGCGGTGCTGGCCAAGCAGCTGGCCAGCCTGGCCGACGCCGCGGGCGACCGGCTGGTCGTCGGCATCGGCGTGGGGTCGAGGGCGGACGACTACTCCGCCGTCGGTGTCGAGTACGCCGACCGCGGCCGCGTTCTCGACGAGCAGGTTCCGATCATGCGGCGCGCCTGGACCGCAAAGGGCATCGCCGGCGACACCGCGTTGTGCCCTCGGCCTGTGCACATTCCGTTGCTCTTCGGGGGCAGGTCGCAAGCCACCCTCCGCCGCGCCACGACGCTCGGCGACGGATGGGTGGCCGGCGCCCTGCGCGACTATCCGTGGCAGGAGAAGTTCGCCGGCCGCGTCCGGGACGGATGGCGTAAGGCCGGCCGCTCGGGCGATCCGCAGATTCACGCGTCGGTCAACTTCGCCCTCGGCCCGGCCGCGACCGTACAGTCCGGGCGCGACCACCTCGCCCGCTACTACGGGTTCAAGCCGGACTACGCGCAGCTCAATGTCGCCGACATGCTGACCTGCGCCGCCGACGCTCGTGACACGGTGCGCGCCTACCGCGATCTCGGTTTCGACCGGCTGCTGTTCCACCCCACCGTCTCGTCGCTCGACCAGGTCGATCGCCTGGCCGACGCCGTGCTGTAG
- a CDS encoding SDR family oxidoreductase: protein MRISDNTVLITGGGSGIGRGLAAALHHAGNRVVIAGRRTAALRAVAAAHPGMRYRQLDLCDAGSIRDFADALARDFPDLNVVVNNAGIMVTEDLATPDPATATAVVATNLLGPIALTSLLLPTLRSHSHGAIINVTSALAFVPLAAAPTYSATKAGLHSYTQSLRYQLRETGIRVIEIAPPRVETDMPGPGEDDYTITVDDLVAQTMAQLTARPETTEIVVDAARDLRYAERDGVYAEQFTAVNAAGLGQEAS, encoded by the coding sequence ATGCGGATAAGCGACAACACCGTCCTGATCACCGGCGGCGGCAGCGGCATCGGCCGCGGCCTCGCCGCTGCGCTGCACCACGCCGGCAATCGGGTCGTCATCGCCGGAAGGCGCACCGCCGCGTTGCGCGCAGTCGCCGCAGCGCATCCCGGAATGCGATACCGGCAACTGGACCTCTGCGACGCCGGGTCGATCCGCGATTTCGCGGACGCCCTCGCGCGCGACTTCCCGGACCTCAACGTCGTCGTCAACAACGCGGGGATCATGGTGACCGAGGACCTGGCGACACCGGATCCCGCCACCGCGACGGCGGTGGTCGCCACCAACCTGCTCGGGCCCATCGCGCTGACTTCTCTGCTGCTGCCGACGCTGCGGTCGCACTCCCACGGCGCGATCATCAACGTGACATCGGCTCTGGCGTTCGTGCCCCTGGCCGCCGCGCCGACGTACAGCGCGACCAAGGCCGGGTTGCACTCTTACACCCAGTCGCTGCGATATCAGTTGCGGGAAACGGGAATTCGGGTGATCGAGATCGCGCCGCCCCGTGTCGAGACCGATATGCCCGGCCCGGGGGAGGACGACTACACGATCACCGTCGACGACCTCGTCGCGCAGACCATGGCGCAGCTGACCGCGCGGCCCGAGACCACCGAGATCGTCGTGGACGCCGCACGGGACCTGCGCTATGCCGAACGCGACGGCGTCTACGCCGAACAGTTCACCGCCGTCAATGCGGCCGGCCTCGGACAGGAAGCCTCATGA
- a CDS encoding Lrp/AsnC family transcriptional regulator translates to MIEPLDGQILHALQLSPRVPFRRIADLVGVPEQTVARRYRKMRRDGAVRVIGVVNPRVHGECQWIVRVHARPDDLPRLAEALVRRPEVTHANVMSGWTELVCVVRAPLGETNDGLLQRLPRTSAVLGMKVDLILHVFGGSSGTQWTGYGHNLSAEQATALLEATAGAESPRAPAPPADDDQPILDALASDGRTPHARLAELTGWSPARVKRRLAALEASATLTYDLELLPELLLGFHVNAMVWLRTPPRHLVRVAGQIAAHDEVASVVAVSGHNNLMAVVICRDVEHLYRYLAERLAVIDDVHSYDVGIRTKRLKQAASLVSHGRLIQGRR, encoded by the coding sequence GTGATCGAGCCTCTCGACGGACAGATTCTGCATGCGCTTCAGTTGTCGCCCCGTGTGCCTTTTCGCCGCATCGCCGACCTTGTGGGGGTACCCGAACAGACCGTCGCGCGCAGGTACCGAAAGATGCGCCGCGACGGCGCGGTGCGGGTGATCGGTGTGGTGAACCCCCGGGTACACGGGGAGTGCCAGTGGATCGTCCGGGTGCACGCCAGGCCCGACGACCTGCCCCGACTGGCCGAGGCGTTGGTACGGCGACCGGAGGTCACCCACGCGAACGTCATGTCGGGCTGGACCGAACTCGTCTGCGTCGTGCGCGCACCGCTGGGCGAAACCAATGACGGCCTCCTGCAACGCCTCCCGCGTACCTCCGCGGTGCTCGGCATGAAGGTCGATTTGATCCTGCACGTGTTCGGGGGCTCGTCCGGCACGCAGTGGACCGGTTACGGACATAACCTGAGCGCCGAGCAGGCCACGGCGCTGCTCGAAGCGACGGCCGGCGCCGAATCGCCCCGGGCGCCCGCGCCACCGGCGGACGACGACCAGCCCATCCTCGACGCGCTCGCCTCGGACGGTCGGACGCCGCACGCGCGCCTGGCCGAACTCACCGGCTGGTCGCCTGCCCGGGTCAAACGACGGCTCGCCGCTCTGGAAGCCTCGGCGACACTGACCTATGACCTCGAGCTGTTGCCGGAACTACTCCTCGGATTCCACGTCAACGCCATGGTGTGGCTGCGGACACCGCCGCGGCATCTGGTGCGCGTGGCCGGGCAGATCGCCGCCCACGACGAGGTCGCCTCGGTCGTGGCCGTCAGCGGTCACAACAACCTGATGGCCGTGGTCATCTGCCGCGACGTCGAGCACCTCTACCGCTACTTGGCCGAGCGCCTGGCCGTCATCGACGACGTCCACAGCTACGACGTCGGCATCCGCACCAAGCGACTCAAGCAGGCGGCCTCCCTGGTCTCGCACGGCCGGTTGATCCAGGGCCGGCGCTGA
- a CDS encoding acyl-CoA thioesterase, with translation MKPSIRLLKILTAPPASAHHEDVRPSAEDPQAQTVTRWRVLPCDIDLFGHMNNSRYALMMDFARVHYLRRAGLLTVALKQRWVIPVSAVALEFHRPLKPFQRFEISTQVLSWDDRWLFMRQTFQTREGPVRPVATGYVKTIIRSPAGSVAPAQLARLVCGRDVDPPALPDELWARFRTPPRATSREPHASEGKRLQDVSRVDVGLRRHAVAR, from the coding sequence ATGAAACCCTCGATCCGTCTGCTTAAAATCCTGACCGCGCCCCCGGCGAGCGCCCACCACGAGGACGTGCGGCCGTCCGCGGAGGACCCGCAGGCCCAGACAGTGACGCGATGGCGCGTCCTGCCTTGTGACATAGACCTTTTCGGGCATATGAACAACAGCCGGTACGCACTGATGATGGACTTTGCGCGGGTGCACTACCTGCGCCGCGCAGGTCTGTTGACGGTGGCGCTGAAGCAGCGGTGGGTCATCCCCGTCTCGGCGGTGGCTCTGGAATTTCATCGGCCGCTCAAACCCTTTCAGAGGTTTGAGATCTCGACGCAGGTGCTGTCTTGGGACGACCGCTGGCTCTTCATGCGGCAGACCTTTCAAACACGCGAGGGTCCCGTCCGCCCCGTGGCGACCGGCTACGTCAAGACGATCATCCGCTCGCCGGCGGGCAGCGTGGCACCCGCGCAGCTCGCCCGGCTCGTGTGCGGCCGCGACGTGGATCCCCCCGCGTTGCCTGACGAGTTGTGGGCACGTTTCAGGACGCCCCCCCGGGCCACCTCCCGTGAACCCCATGCCTCCGAAGGCAAGCGACTTCAGGATGTTTCGCGTGTCGACGTCGGCCTTCGGCGCCACGCGGTGGCCCGCTGA